A genomic region of Pyrus communis chromosome 14, drPyrComm1.1, whole genome shotgun sequence contains the following coding sequences:
- the LOC137716398 gene encoding uncharacterized protein, with amino-acid sequence METAEVLQLYELRYSDLVLVSSNDESLSSAGELERAESTSKAIMEALGPAGPGLLAITGVPKSASLRRTLLPLARKLALLNPNHRKGILKDHNLGSDVPLKNPERNVSSFAMQIKYSHDFDEPELNSEHGSVNEFENLGNGFRELGFCMMELGLKLARVCDRAIGGNELEESLLESCSAKARLIHYHSSLDSSILVEEAMSTKRTSKRPFNSSRNWIGDKCKQVSGICSDNLWQQWHYDYGIFTVLTAPMFLLSNHPQAKEERDQEYAYPNGNTYLQIFDPRKDNVFMVKASPESFIVQVGESANIISRGKLHATLHSVCRHSKFENLSRETFVVFLQPPWNKTFSVTDYSMDKSLEISSEVKQVDDPEQSRLTEELQKIVPPLALRLKDGMTFADFSRETTKQYYGGSGLQSNR; translated from the exons ATGGAAACCGCCGAAGTCCTACAACTCTACGAGCTCCGCTACTCCGATCTCGTACTCGTGTCGTCAAACGATGAATCATTGTCGTCGGCAGGAGAGCTCGAAAGGGCGGAGTCAACGAGCAAAGCCATAATGGAAGCCCTAGGTCCCGCTGGCCCAGGCCTTCTCGCCATTACCGGCGTCCCCAAATCCGCCTCTCTCCGCCGTACCCTCCTCCCTCTCGCTCGCAAGCTCGCCCTTCTCAACCCTAATCATCGCAAAGGCATTCTCAAg GATCACAACTTGGGGAGTGATGTGCCTTTGAAAAACCCTGAGAGAAATGTGTCGTCTTTCGCAATGCAAATCAAATATTCACATGATTTTGATGAACCCGAATTGAATTCAGAACATGGATCCGTGAATGAGTTTGAGAATCTCGGAAATGGATTTAGGGAGTTGGGTTTTTGCATGATGGAGCTAGGCCTTAAACTTGCTCGAGTATGCGATCGTGCCATTGGTGGAAATGAGCTTGAGGAGAGCTTGTTGGAGTCCTGCTCTGCCAAAGCTCGTCTCATACACTATCATTCATCGCTTGATAGTTCCATTCTTGTTGAAGAAGCAATGAGCACGAAGAGAACATCGAAAAGACCCTTCAATTCTAGCAGGAATTGGATTGGTGACAAATGCAAACAAGTTTCGGGGATTTGCTCTGATAACCTGTGGCAGCAATGGCATTATGACTATGGGATTTTCACCGTCTTGACAGCTCCGATGTTTCTCTTGTCAAATCATCCACAAGCGAAAGAAGAAAGGGATCAAGAGTATGCTTACCCTAATGGAAATACTTATTTACAAATATTTGATCCCAGAAAGGATAATGTGTTCATGGTGAAGGCCTCTCCTGAGAGTTTTATAGTTCAGGTTGGCGAGTCGGCTAATATCATATCACGAGGAAAGCTCCATGCCACCCTTCACTCTGTTTGCAGGCATTCCAAGTTCGAAAATTTGAGCAGAGAAACTTTTGTTGTGTTCTTGCAGCCGCCGTGGAACAAAACTTTCTCTGTAACAGATTATTCCATGGACAAATCCTTGGAGATATCATCAGAGGTCAAACAGGTTGATGATCCGGAACAAAGTAGGCTAACTGAAGAATTACAGAAAATTGTACCACCGCTGGCATTGCGGTTGAAAGATGGGATGACATTTGCAGATTTCTCGCGCGAAACGACAAAGCAATACTATGGTGGATCTGGTTTGCAGTCAAATAGATAA
- the LOC137715724 gene encoding serine/threonine-protein kinase Nek2-like: MEQYEVLEQIGKGSFGSALLVRHKHEKKKYVLKKIRLARQTDRSRRSAHQEMELISTVHNPFIVEYKDSWVERGCFVCIVIGYCEGGDMAEAIKRARGVHFSEEKLCQWLVQLLMALDYLHANHILHRDVKCSNIFLTKDQDIRLGDFGLAKMLTSDDLASSVVGTPSHMCPELLADIPYGSKSDIWSLGCCIYEIAAFRPAFKAFDIQSLINKINKSIVAPLPTLYSGAFRGLVKSMLRKNPELRPRAAEVLAHPHLQPYVLEVHLKLNSPRRNTFPVDWSQSSYGRKTRFMEPETSPVRTSREKRQSFSNDRTLNPSISGTEQCSPCSSVRTQEFPGCLSHKFTEVSVGSTQEDYGNRKSVSTKYNVVNSPRATTAKVSVTPRKHITKSRISHVNSKRDSLPVSHSPARKTSHSSRRASLPFLTSSAAVQTPYRANVGPLGIMESPDVSVNAPRLDKMAEFPLASSEDPLIPTRGISSTSARYPSTMPNSINCSITKDKCIVQVVDRTISKSSTIDGSHGTARNGSESPEQNPTTGVSSHSSSESRQQRFDTSSFQQRAEALEGLLEFSARLLQQERFDELGVLLKPFGPEKVSPRETAIWLAKSFKEIAA; encoded by the exons ATGGAGCAGTATGAAGTTCTAGAGCAGATTGGGAAGGGTTCTTTTGGTTCTGCTCTTCTCGTGAGGCATAAGCACGAAAAGAAGAA GTATGTCCTAAAGAAGATCCGTCTTGCTCGTCAAACTGATAGAAGCCGGAGATCTGCCCACCAGGAG ATGGAGCTTATTTCCACGGTTCATAATCCATTTATTGTGGAATACAAAGATTCCTGGGTTGAAAGG GGTTGCTTTGTGTGCATTGTTATAGGGTATTGTGAAGGAGGAGACAT GGCAGAAGCCATAAAAAGGGCCCGTGGTGTTCATTTCTCTGAAGAG AAACTCTGCCAATGGTTAGTTCAACTGTTGATGGCACTTGACTACTTGCATGCAAACCATATTCTTCACCGAGATGTCAAG TGttcaaatatatttttgacAAAAGATCAAGACATCCGTCTGG GTGACTTTGGTCTCGCTAAAATGTTAACTTCGGATGATCTAGCTTCCTCT GTTGTCGGAACTCCAAGTCATATGTGCCCTGAGCTTCTTGCTGACATACCTTATGGTTCTAAGTCAGATATTTGGTCTTTAG GATGCTGTATATATGAAATCGCTGCTTTCAGGCCAGCATTTAAAGCCTTT GATATACAATCTCtgattaacaaaataaacaagtcAATAGTGGCTCCACTTCCGACATTGTACTCTGGTGCATT TCGAGGTCTTGTTAAAAGCATGCTGCGGAAGAACCCAGAACTTAGGCCACGT GCTGCAGAGGTGCTTGCTCATCCCCATCTTCAGCCTTATGTGCTTGAGGTTCATCTAAAATTAAATAGCCCCCGACGGAATACTTTCCCAGTTGACTGGTCTCAGTCCAGTTATGGGAGGAAAACACGATTCATGGAGCCAGAAACTAGTCCTGTTCGTACCAGCAGAGAGAAAAGACAGTCATTCAGCAATGATAGGACCTTAAATCCTAGTATTTCTGGAACTGAACAGTGTTCTCCATGTTCTAGTGTGAGGACACAGGAATTCCCGGGTTGTTTAAGTCATAAGTTCACCGAGGTATCTGTGGGAAGTACCCAGGAAGATTATGGTAACAGAAAGTCGGTGTCCACAAAGTACAATGTTGTTAATAGTCCACGAGCAACAACAGCAAAAGTTTCTGTTACTCCCAGGAAGCACATTACAAAGTCAAGAATTTCTCATGTCAACTCAAAACGTGATTCG CTTCCGGTGTCACATTCTCCAGCCAGAAAAACTTCCCATTCTTCTCGAAGAGCTTCTCTTCCGTTCTTGACAAGTTCTGCAGCTGTGCAAACCCCATATAGAGCCAATGTTGGTCCCCTTGGGATTATGGAGTCTCCAGACGTTTCTGTCAATGCCCCGCGACTTGACAAGATGGCTGAATTCCCCTTAGCCTCTTCTGAAGATCCACTCATTCCAACCCGTGGAATTTCATCAACATCCGCAAGATACCCTTCTACCATGCCGAACAGCATCAACTGCTCTATCACCAAGGACAAGTGCATAGTCCAGGTTGTAGACAGAACCATTTCCAAGTCCAGTACAATTGATGGCAGCCACGGAACTGCTCGAAATGGCAGTGAATCTCCTGAGCAGAACCCTACCACTGGTGTTTCGAGCCATTCATCTTCCGAGTCACGACAGCAGCGATTCGACACCTCATCATTCCAGCAACGTGCAGAGGCTTTGGAAGGGTTGCTTGAGTTCAGTGCGCGTCTTCTACAACAAGAAAGGTTTGATGAGCTCGGAGTGCTCTTGAAGCCATTCGGACCCGAGAAGGTTTCTCCGAGGGAAACAGCCATTTGGTTGGCCAAGAGCTTCAAAGAAATCGCGGCCTAG